From a single Leclercia sp. AS011 genomic region:
- a CDS encoding ABC transporter substrate-binding protein, which produces MRFCMLLTGLLMAGPALADDGWQKTKEDARGQTVWFNAWGGDEAVNRYLDWVSGEMKSHYAITLKIVRLADAADAVKRIQTEASAGRKTNGSVDLLWVNGENFRTLKTAGLLQTGWAQSLPNWRYVDPSKPVSEDFAIPTEGAESPWGSAQLTFIASRKTLPQPLADPQALLDYATQHPGTVTYPRPPDFTGTAFLEQILLTQTTQPEALKQPPDRATFAAVTAPLWAYLDKLHPHLWREGKDFPPSPARMDALLASGNLNLSITFNPAHARQKVTSKELPADSYSFGFQQGMIGNVHFVAIPANASASAGAKVVANFLLSPQAQIRKADPAHWGDPSVLDPQTLPAAQAAQLRQFIPAELPATLGEPHAAWVNALEQEWLRRYGTH; this is translated from the coding sequence GTGCGTTTTTGCATGTTATTGACCGGCCTGCTGATGGCTGGACCGGCGCTGGCCGATGACGGCTGGCAGAAAACCAAAGAGGACGCCCGGGGTCAGACCGTCTGGTTTAACGCCTGGGGCGGCGATGAGGCGGTGAACCGCTACCTGGACTGGGTGAGCGGCGAGATGAAAAGCCACTACGCCATTACCCTGAAGATTGTCCGTCTGGCGGATGCCGCCGACGCGGTGAAACGCATCCAGACCGAGGCCAGCGCCGGACGCAAAACCAACGGCTCGGTCGATCTGCTGTGGGTCAACGGCGAGAATTTTCGCACCCTGAAAACCGCCGGATTGCTGCAGACCGGATGGGCGCAAAGCCTGCCCAACTGGCGCTACGTGGATCCCAGCAAACCGGTGAGTGAAGATTTCGCCATCCCGACCGAGGGGGCGGAGTCCCCGTGGGGCAGCGCCCAGCTCACCTTTATCGCCAGCCGCAAGACCCTGCCGCAACCGCTGGCGGATCCGCAGGCGCTGCTGGATTATGCCACTCAACACCCCGGCACCGTCACCTACCCGCGTCCCCCCGATTTCACCGGCACCGCGTTTCTGGAACAGATCCTGTTGACGCAGACCACCCAGCCGGAGGCCCTCAAACAGCCGCCGGACCGCGCCACCTTTGCCGCGGTCACCGCCCCGCTGTGGGCGTATCTGGATAAGCTGCATCCCCACCTGTGGCGCGAGGGCAAAGATTTTCCGCCGTCACCGGCGCGGATGGATGCCCTGCTGGCCAGCGGCAATTTAAACCTGTCGATCACCTTTAACCCGGCCCACGCCCGGCAAAAAGTGACCAGCAAGGAGCTACCCGCTGACAGCTACAGCTTTGGTTTCCAACAGGGGATGATTGGCAACGTGCACTTTGTAGCGATCCCGGCCAATGCCTCTGCCAGCGCGGGCGCAAAAGTTGTCGCTAACTTCCTACTCTCGCCGCAGGCGCAGATCCGCAAGGCGGATCCGGCCCACTGGGGCGACCCGAGCGTGCTGGATCCCCAGACCCTCCCTGCGGCACAAGCCGCGCAACTGCGTCAGTTTATCCCGGCAGAGCTCCCCGCAACGCTCGGGGAACCGCACGCCGCCTGGGTTAACGCGCTGGAGCAGGAATGGTTGCGTCGCTACGGCACCCACTAA
- a CDS encoding ABC transporter permease subunit — MVASLRHPLSGLAWLLMAAVYLPLLPAVALLLPPVFSLENWQALAADPQLPQALIATLVSTLIAAAGALLLALAVVAALWPGSRWRRLCNHLPWLLAIPHVAFAVSVLLIFAEGGELYRLCSICSPVLDRYGIGLGLTLAVKESAFVLWAIYASLPEKDLAQKVTVLRSLGYGRWQALRWLILPAIAPALGAVMLATIAWTLSVVDVALILGPGNPPTLAVLAWQWLSQGDAQQQAKGMLVCAILLIILELIAVALFIGWRRWRRTLPDVSGERPTPRPLRVGRACGLLLPLAGLVSVAVLVLVAGDASASRDTAAASLMLGLSAAALALGVILLWLEWGPQRGGFWVWLPLALPALPLVAGQYRLALLLQLDGEWIAVLWGHLLWVLPWMLLVMQPAWRRLDPRMILIARTLGWGSFKIFWLIKCPQMLRPALTAYAVGFSVSMAQYLPTLWLGAGRYATLTTDAVALSSGGSSAVLAAQALWQLLLPMLVFAACIVLSRLIGRFRQGLR; from the coding sequence ATGGTTGCGTCGCTACGGCACCCACTAAGCGGGCTCGCCTGGCTGCTGATGGCGGCGGTCTATCTGCCCCTGCTGCCCGCCGTCGCCCTGCTGTTACCGCCGGTCTTCTCCCTGGAGAACTGGCAGGCGCTGGCAGCGGATCCGCAGCTGCCCCAGGCGCTGATCGCCACCCTGGTCTCCACCCTGATTGCCGCCGCCGGGGCGCTGCTGCTGGCCCTTGCGGTAGTGGCCGCTCTGTGGCCCGGCAGCCGCTGGCGACGGCTGTGCAACCACCTGCCCTGGCTGCTGGCTATTCCCCACGTGGCCTTCGCGGTCAGCGTGCTGCTGATTTTCGCCGAAGGCGGCGAGCTCTACCGCCTCTGTTCGATCTGCTCCCCGGTGCTGGATCGCTACGGTATCGGCCTTGGCCTGACCCTCGCCGTTAAGGAGAGCGCGTTTGTTCTGTGGGCGATTTACGCCTCGCTGCCGGAAAAAGATCTGGCACAAAAAGTGACCGTCCTGCGTTCGCTGGGCTATGGCCGCTGGCAGGCGCTGCGCTGGCTGATCCTGCCCGCCATTGCCCCGGCGCTGGGGGCAGTGATGCTGGCGACGATCGCCTGGACGCTGTCGGTGGTGGATGTGGCCCTGATCCTCGGGCCGGGTAATCCGCCCACCCTGGCGGTGCTGGCCTGGCAGTGGCTGTCCCAGGGGGATGCGCAGCAGCAGGCCAAAGGGATGCTGGTCTGCGCGATCCTGCTGATTATTCTGGAGCTGATCGCCGTCGCGCTGTTTATCGGCTGGCGACGCTGGCGGCGCACCCTCCCGGACGTCTCCGGTGAGCGCCCGACGCCGCGTCCGCTGCGGGTGGGGCGCGCCTGCGGCCTGCTGCTGCCCCTGGCGGGCCTCGTCAGCGTGGCGGTGCTGGTGCTGGTGGCGGGTGATGCGAGCGCCTCACGCGACACGGCGGCGGCGAGCCTGATGCTGGGTCTCTCTGCGGCGGCCCTTGCGCTGGGGGTGATCCTCCTCTGGCTGGAGTGGGGCCCGCAGCGCGGCGGCTTCTGGGTCTGGCTGCCGCTGGCCCTTCCCGCCCTGCCGCTGGTGGCCGGGCAGTATCGGCTGGCGCTGCTGCTCCAGCTCGACGGAGAGTGGATCGCCGTGCTGTGGGGACATTTACTCTGGGTGCTGCCGTGGATGCTGCTGGTGATGCAACCGGCCTGGCGTCGACTCGATCCACGGATGATCCTGATTGCCCGCACCCTCGGCTGGGGATCGTTTAAAATATTCTGGCTGATCAAATGCCCGCAGATGCTCCGCCCGGCGCTCACGGCGTATGCCGTCGGGTTTTCCGTCAGCATGGCGCAGTATCTCCCCACCCTGTGGCTGGGCGCGGGCCGATATGCCACGCTGACCACCGACGCCGTGGCGCTCAGCAGCGGCGGCAGTAGCGCCGTGCTGGCGGCCCAGGCGCTGTGGCAGCTGCTGCTGCCGATGCTGGTCTTCGCCGCCTGCATTGTGCTTTCCCGGCTGATTGGCCGCTTTCGTCAGGGGTTACGTTAA
- a CDS encoding ATP-binding cassette domain-containing protein — MLMVKDVSLSLRQTTLLHNVSFTVPPGEILTLMGPSGSGKSSLFAWMIGALPGDFRATGELWINARRCDALPTEQRGLGLLFQDALLFDHFSVGQNLLLALPAAVKGEARKQQVNDALDAADLSGFSHRDPATLSGGQRARVSLLRALLARPQALLLDEPFSRLDKNLRDQFRRWVFAEVRARQIPVVQVTHDEDDIPADGQVLPMAGWQ, encoded by the coding sequence ATGCTGATGGTTAAGGATGTTTCGCTCTCGCTGCGCCAGACGACGCTGCTGCACAACGTCAGTTTTACCGTGCCACCTGGCGAGATCCTCACCCTGATGGGCCCGTCCGGCAGCGGGAAATCGTCGCTGTTTGCCTGGATGATCGGCGCTCTGCCGGGGGATTTTCGCGCCACGGGGGAGCTGTGGATCAATGCCCGCCGCTGTGACGCCCTGCCCACCGAACAGCGGGGGCTGGGGCTGCTGTTTCAGGATGCGTTGCTCTTCGATCACTTCAGCGTCGGGCAGAATCTGCTCCTGGCCCTCCCGGCGGCGGTAAAAGGTGAGGCGCGCAAACAGCAGGTGAACGACGCGCTGGACGCCGCCGATCTGAGCGGCTTCAGTCATCGCGATCCCGCCACGCTCTCCGGCGGGCAGCGCGCCCGGGTGAGCCTGCTCCGCGCCCTGCTGGCCAGGCCACAGGCGCTGCTGCTCGATGAGCCCTTCAGCCGCCTGGATAAAAATCTGCGGGACCAGTTTCGTCGCTGGGTGTTTGCCGAAGTGCGCGCCCGGCAGATCCCGGTGGTCCAGGTGACGCACGATGAGGACGATATTCCCGCAGACGGACAGGTGCTGCCGATGGCGGGCTGGCAATGA
- a CDS encoding rhodanese-like domain-containing protein, producing MKRVSHLAALTVALGLASFSTFAADMAHSLTLTELQHQHGTLIDTRASAFYNGWPQSLNGPSGHEPAALNLSASWLGAMNETQLKTWASQHQLTPTTPVALYGSDSENQAVKARLNQAGFSHVSVLSDALTNPARLQRLAHFEQLVYPQWLHQLQQGKPVTAAPAGEWKVIEAAWGAPKFYLLSHIPGAGYIDTNEVESEPLWNKVSDADVKAMLAKHGIRHDTTVILYGRDVYAAARVAQIMLYAGVKDVRLLDGGWKAWDAAKLPVERGMPDKVTPAADFGAPIPGQPQLMLNTEQARGLLHRQDASLVSIRSWPEFTGVTSGYSYIKPKGEIAGARWGHAGSDSTHMEDFHNPDGTMRSADDIAAMWKQWNILPDQQVAFYCGTGWRASETFMYARAMGWKHVGVYDGGWYEWSSNPQNPVATGERGPESSL from the coding sequence ATGAAACGTGTTTCTCACCTTGCCGCGCTGACCGTCGCTTTAGGTCTCGCCTCTTTCTCCACCTTCGCTGCTGACATGGCACATTCCCTTACGCTGACCGAGCTTCAGCACCAGCATGGTACCCTTATTGATACCCGCGCCAGCGCCTTCTATAACGGCTGGCCGCAGAGCCTGAACGGCCCTTCCGGCCACGAGCCTGCCGCGCTCAACCTCTCCGCCAGCTGGCTGGGGGCGATGAACGAGACCCAGCTGAAAACCTGGGCGTCGCAGCACCAGCTGACCCCGACCACTCCGGTGGCCTTGTACGGTAGCGACAGCGAAAACCAGGCCGTCAAAGCCCGGCTGAATCAGGCTGGTTTTAGCCACGTCAGCGTGCTAAGTGACGCTCTGACCAACCCGGCGCGTCTCCAGCGCCTCGCCCACTTCGAACAGCTGGTCTACCCACAGTGGCTGCACCAGCTCCAGCAGGGTAAGCCGGTGACGGCCGCTCCCGCCGGGGAGTGGAAAGTGATTGAAGCCGCCTGGGGCGCACCGAAGTTTTATCTGCTGAGCCATATTCCCGGCGCGGGCTATATCGACACCAACGAAGTGGAAAGCGAGCCGCTGTGGAACAAGGTCTCCGATGCCGATGTGAAGGCGATGCTGGCAAAACATGGGATCCGCCATGACACCACGGTGATCCTCTATGGCCGCGACGTGTATGCCGCCGCGCGCGTGGCGCAGATCATGCTCTACGCCGGAGTGAAAGACGTCCGCCTGCTGGACGGCGGCTGGAAAGCCTGGGACGCGGCAAAACTGCCGGTGGAACGCGGGATGCCTGATAAGGTCACGCCAGCGGCCGATTTTGGCGCGCCGATCCCCGGCCAGCCACAGCTGATGCTGAATACCGAACAGGCCCGCGGCCTGCTGCACCGTCAGGACGCCTCGCTGGTGAGCATCCGCTCGTGGCCGGAGTTTACCGGCGTGACCAGCGGCTATAGCTACATCAAGCCGAAAGGCGAGATCGCCGGGGCTCGCTGGGGCCATGCCGGGAGCGACTCGACCCATATGGAGGATTTCCACAATCCGGATGGCACCATGCGTTCCGCAGACGATATCGCCGCCATGTGGAAGCAGTGGAACATTCTGCCGGATCAGCAGGTGGCGTTTTACTGCGGCACCGGCTGGCGGGCATCAGAGACCTTTATGTATGCCCGGGCGATGGGCTGGAAACATGTCGGCGTTTACGACGGCGGTTGGTACGAGTGGAGCAGCAACCCGCAGAACCCGGTTGCGACCGGTGAACGCGGGCCAGAAAGCTCACTCTGA
- a CDS encoding CDP-alcohol phosphatidyltransferase family protein, protein MLDRHLHPRLKPLLNRLVMTLDKPGITPDGITLIGFAIGVLALPFLALGWYLAALVAIVLNRLLDGLDGALARRRGLTDAGGFLDIALDFLFYALVPFGFALANPAVNALPAAWLLFAFIGTGSSFLAFAALAAKHDIDNPGYAHKSFYYLGGLTEGTETILLFVLCCLFPAHFAWLAWVFGALCWLTTATRILSGYLTLKEVQRQPRSE, encoded by the coding sequence ATGCTTGACCGTCACCTCCATCCGCGCCTGAAACCGCTGCTTAACCGGCTGGTGATGACGCTGGATAAACCCGGGATCACGCCGGATGGCATTACGCTGATCGGCTTTGCCATTGGGGTGCTGGCGCTGCCGTTTCTGGCCCTGGGCTGGTATCTGGCGGCGCTGGTGGCGATTGTGCTGAACCGATTGCTGGACGGGCTGGACGGGGCGCTGGCGCGGCGGCGCGGGTTAACTGACGCCGGGGGCTTTCTCGATATCGCCCTCGATTTTCTGTTTTACGCCCTGGTGCCCTTTGGTTTTGCCCTGGCCAATCCTGCGGTGAATGCCTTGCCCGCGGCCTGGCTGCTGTTTGCTTTCATCGGCACCGGGAGCAGCTTCCTGGCGTTTGCCGCGCTGGCGGCGAAGCATGACATCGACAATCCGGGCTACGCCCATAAGTCGTTTTATTACCTCGGAGGGCTGACGGAAGGCACCGAAACGATCCTGCTGTTTGTGCTCTGTTGCCTGTTCCCGGCGCACTTTGCATGGCTGGCGTGGGTGTTTGGCGCGTTGTGCTGGCTCACCACCGCAACGCGCATCTTGAGTGGCTATCTGACGCTGAAGGAGGTTCAGCGTCAGCCGCGATCAGAGTGA
- a CDS encoding carboxymuconolactone decarboxylase family protein, with product MQKKHYGAVLNPLRWWGRMPRLFWLVALFVGFLERKKSPLDPGLRSLLMTRVSQVCHCAFCIDANALRLAERCGGMEKVQAVATWRESTLFSDPERAALAYAEAVSATPPAVDDALKAELRRHYSEEVITEMTALIAFQNLSARFNAALDIPSQGLCAMPGEKHDA from the coding sequence ATGCAGAAAAAACATTATGGCGCGGTGCTGAATCCGCTGCGCTGGTGGGGGAGAATGCCCCGACTGTTCTGGCTGGTGGCGCTGTTTGTCGGTTTTCTCGAGCGCAAAAAATCGCCGCTCGACCCGGGTCTGCGTTCGCTGCTGATGACCCGCGTCTCGCAGGTGTGCCACTGCGCGTTTTGCATCGATGCCAATGCCCTGCGTCTGGCGGAACGCTGCGGTGGTATGGAGAAGGTGCAGGCCGTTGCGACCTGGCGGGAGAGTACGCTGTTCAGCGATCCGGAGCGCGCCGCGCTGGCCTATGCCGAGGCGGTGTCCGCCACCCCACCGGCGGTGGACGATGCCCTCAAAGCGGAGCTGCGCCGTCACTACAGCGAGGAGGTCATTACCGAGATGACCGCGCTTATCGCTTTTCAGAACCTGTCGGCGCGCTTCAATGCCGCGCTGGATATCCCCTCCCAGGGGCTCTGCGCCATGCCCGGAGAAAAACACGATGCTTGA
- a CDS encoding pyrimidine (deoxy)nucleoside triphosphate diphosphatase: MLKTLDVVCAILERDGKILLAQRPLHADQPGLWEFAGGKVEAGETQPEALVRELREELGIEARPGRYIASHQREVSRRLINLHAWHVPAFTGTPETHYHSQLVWCSPHEALDYDLAPADIPLLEAFILLRDARPAD; the protein is encoded by the coding sequence ATGCTAAAAACACTCGATGTTGTTTGCGCTATTCTCGAACGGGATGGCAAAATTTTACTGGCGCAGCGCCCGCTGCATGCGGACCAGCCCGGTCTGTGGGAGTTTGCCGGAGGCAAAGTTGAGGCCGGAGAAACCCAGCCCGAGGCGCTGGTGCGTGAGCTGCGTGAGGAGCTGGGCATCGAGGCCCGCCCCGGGCGGTATATCGCCAGCCACCAGCGTGAAGTGTCTCGGCGGCTGATTAACCTGCACGCCTGGCACGTCCCGGCGTTTACCGGCACGCCCGAAACGCACTACCACAGCCAGCTGGTGTGGTGCTCGCCGCACGAGGCGCTGGACTACGATCTCGCCCCGGCGGACATTCCCCTGCTGGAGGCCTTTATTCTCTTACGCGACGCCAGACCAGCGGATTAG
- a CDS encoding YnjH family protein produces the protein MKRIVMAVLLGVFSAGSQADQRFSTGGVDVNIPPEIFSSSGQRPPPCNQCCIYQDQNYSEGSVVKAEGVLLQCQRDQNAISTNPLVWRRVRE, from the coding sequence ATGAAGCGTATTGTGATGGCTGTTTTGCTTGGGGTTTTCTCGGCCGGCAGTCAGGCTGACCAGCGATTTAGTACCGGGGGAGTGGATGTAAATATCCCGCCGGAGATCTTTAGCTCCAGCGGTCAGCGCCCGCCGCCGTGCAACCAGTGCTGCATCTATCAGGATCAGAACTATTCAGAAGGGTCAGTGGTAAAAGCCGAAGGGGTTCTGTTGCAGTGTCAGCGCGATCAGAATGCCATCAGCACTAATCCGCTGGTCTGGCGTCGCGTAAGAGAATAA
- the gdhA gene encoding NADP-specific glutamate dehydrogenase, translating into MDQACSLESFLTRVQQRDPHQSEFAQAVREVMTTLWPFLEQNPRYRQMSLLERLVEPERVIQFRVVWVDDRNQVQVNRAWRVQFSSAIGPFKGGMRFHPSVNLSILKFLGFEQTFKNALTTLPMGGGKGGSDFDPKGKSEGEVMRFCQALMTELYRHLGADTDVPAGDIGVGGREVGFMAGMMKKLSNNSACVFTGKGLSFGGSLIRPEATGYGLVYFTEAMLKRHGMSFDGMRVAVSGSGNVAQYAIEKAMELGARVITASDSSGTVVDEAGFTTEKLARLCEIKASRDGRVADYAREFGLTYLEGKQPWAVPVDIALPCATQNELDVDAAHQLIANGVKAVAEGANMPTTIEATDLFLQAGVLFAPGKAANAGGVATSGLEMAQNAARMGWKAEKVDARLHHIMLDIHHACVEYGGEEKQTNYVRGANIAGFVKVADAMMGQGVI; encoded by the coding sequence ATGGACCAGGCGTGCTCTCTTGAATCCTTTCTGACTCGTGTTCAACAGCGTGATCCCCATCAGAGCGAATTTGCTCAGGCCGTACGTGAAGTGATGACCACTCTCTGGCCATTCCTGGAACAAAACCCCCGCTATCGTCAGATGTCCCTGCTTGAACGCCTGGTAGAGCCAGAACGCGTGATCCAGTTCCGCGTGGTGTGGGTGGACGACCGTAACCAGGTGCAGGTCAACCGCGCCTGGCGCGTGCAGTTCAGCTCGGCGATCGGTCCGTTCAAGGGCGGGATGCGTTTCCACCCGTCGGTTAACCTGTCGATCCTGAAGTTCCTCGGCTTTGAACAAACCTTTAAAAATGCCCTGACCACCCTGCCTATGGGCGGCGGTAAAGGCGGAAGCGATTTTGATCCGAAAGGCAAGAGCGAAGGCGAAGTGATGCGCTTCTGCCAGGCGCTGATGACCGAACTCTACCGTCACCTGGGCGCGGATACCGACGTACCGGCCGGGGATATCGGCGTAGGCGGGCGCGAAGTGGGCTTTATGGCCGGGATGATGAAAAAACTCTCCAACAACAGCGCCTGCGTCTTTACCGGAAAAGGCCTCTCCTTCGGCGGCAGCCTGATCCGCCCGGAAGCCACCGGTTACGGCCTGGTCTACTTCACGGAAGCGATGCTGAAGCGTCACGGGATGAGCTTCGACGGGATGCGCGTTGCGGTGTCCGGCTCCGGCAACGTGGCCCAGTACGCTATCGAGAAAGCGATGGAGCTGGGCGCGCGGGTGATCACCGCCTCCGACTCCAGCGGTACCGTGGTTGACGAAGCAGGCTTTACCACTGAAAAACTGGCGCGCCTGTGCGAAATCAAAGCCAGCCGCGACGGCCGCGTGGCCGATTATGCCCGCGAGTTCGGTCTGACCTATCTGGAAGGCAAACAGCCGTGGGCCGTACCGGTCGATATCGCCCTGCCATGCGCTACCCAGAACGAACTGGATGTCGATGCGGCGCACCAGCTGATCGCCAACGGCGTGAAAGCGGTCGCAGAAGGGGCCAACATGCCCACCACCATCGAAGCCACCGACCTGTTCCTGCAGGCTGGGGTGCTGTTCGCACCGGGCAAAGCGGCTAACGCTGGCGGGGTGGCAACCTCAGGTCTCGAGATGGCGCAGAACGCCGCGCGTATGGGCTGGAAAGCCGAGAAAGTGGATGCGCGTCTGCACCACATCATGCTGGATATTCACCACGCCTGCGTCGAGTACGGCGGAGAAGAGAAGCAGACCAACTATGTCCGCGGGGCGAACATTGCCGGGTTTGTGAAGGTGGCGGATGCGATGATGGGTCAGGGTGTGATCTGA
- a CDS encoding DNA topoisomerase III — protein sequence MRLFIAEKPSLARAIADVLPKPHRKGDGYIECGNGQVVTWCIGHLLEQAQPDAYDSRYARWNLNDLPIVPEKWQLQPRPSVTKQLNVIKRLLNDAAEVIHAGDPDREGQLLVDEVLDYLNLAPEKRREVQRCLINDLNPQAVERAISRLRSNSEFVPLCVSALARARADWLYGINMTRAYTILGRNAGYQGVLSVGRVQTPVLGLVVRRDEEIENFVAKDFFEVKAHIVTPKEERFTAIWQPSEACEPYQDEEGRLLHRQLADHVVTRIQGQPAVVTSYNDKRESEPAPLPFSLSALQIEAAKRYGLSAQNVLDICQKLYETHKLITYPRSDSRYLPEEHFAGRHAVLNAIAAHAPDLMPQPVVNPDTRNRCWDDKKVDAHHAIIPTARSSKVNLTENEAKVYNLVARQYLMQFCPDALFRKCVIELEIAKGKFIAKARFLAEAGWRTLLGSKERDEENDGTPLPVVKKDDELLCEKGEVVERQTQPPRHFTDATILSAMTGIARFVQDKDLKKILRATDGLGTEATRAGIIELLFKRGFLHKKGRYIHATDAGKALIHSLPEMAARPDMTAHWESVLTQISEKQCRYQDFMQPLVGTLFDLINQARNTSVRDFRGMVAPGGDKKKKFKKKSAA from the coding sequence ATGCGGTTATTTATTGCCGAGAAACCCAGCCTCGCCCGGGCGATTGCGGATGTGCTACCCAAGCCGCATCGCAAGGGGGATGGGTATATCGAGTGCGGGAACGGGCAGGTGGTCACCTGGTGTATCGGTCACCTGCTGGAGCAGGCCCAGCCGGATGCCTACGACAGCCGCTACGCGCGCTGGAATCTCAACGATCTGCCCATCGTGCCGGAAAAGTGGCAGCTGCAGCCGCGCCCGTCGGTCACTAAACAGCTGAACGTCATTAAGCGTCTGCTGAACGACGCCGCGGAAGTGATCCACGCCGGTGACCCGGACAGGGAAGGGCAACTGCTGGTGGACGAGGTGCTCGATTACCTGAACCTCGCCCCGGAAAAACGCCGTGAGGTGCAGCGCTGCCTGATCAACGATCTCAACCCCCAGGCAGTGGAACGCGCCATCTCGCGTCTGCGATCCAACAGCGAGTTTGTCCCGCTGTGCGTCTCGGCGCTGGCCCGCGCTCGCGCCGACTGGCTGTACGGCATCAACATGACCCGCGCCTACACTATTCTCGGGCGTAACGCGGGCTATCAGGGGGTGCTCTCGGTGGGCCGCGTGCAGACCCCGGTGCTGGGGCTGGTGGTACGCCGTGATGAAGAGATCGAGAACTTTGTCGCCAAAGACTTCTTCGAGGTGAAAGCCCATATCGTCACCCCGAAGGAGGAGCGTTTTACCGCCATCTGGCAGCCGAGCGAGGCCTGCGAACCTTATCAGGATGAAGAGGGGCGCCTGCTGCACCGTCAGCTGGCCGACCACGTGGTGACCCGCATTCAGGGGCAGCCTGCGGTCGTCACCAGCTATAACGATAAACGGGAATCAGAACCCGCGCCGCTGCCGTTTTCCCTCTCTGCCCTGCAGATCGAGGCGGCGAAACGCTATGGCCTGAGCGCGCAGAACGTGCTCGATATCTGCCAGAAGCTGTATGAAACGCACAAGCTGATCACCTATCCGCGCTCCGACAGCCGCTATCTGCCGGAAGAGCATTTCGCCGGACGTCACGCGGTGCTGAACGCCATTGCCGCCCACGCGCCCGATTTAATGCCGCAGCCGGTGGTTAATCCGGATACCCGCAACCGCTGCTGGGACGATAAGAAGGTGGATGCTCACCATGCCATCATCCCGACCGCGCGCAGCAGCAAGGTTAATCTGACCGAGAACGAAGCGAAGGTGTATAACCTCGTCGCTCGTCAGTACCTGATGCAGTTCTGCCCGGATGCCCTGTTCCGCAAGTGCGTTATCGAGCTGGAGATCGCCAAAGGCAAGTTTATCGCTAAGGCGCGTTTCCTCGCCGAAGCGGGCTGGCGCACGCTGCTGGGCAGTAAAGAGCGTGACGAGGAGAACGACGGCACGCCGCTGCCGGTGGTGAAAAAAGACGATGAGCTGCTGTGCGAGAAGGGCGAAGTGGTGGAGCGACAAACCCAGCCGCCGCGCCATTTCACGGACGCCACCATCCTTTCGGCCATGACCGGTATCGCCCGGTTTGTGCAGGATAAAGATCTGAAAAAAATCCTGCGCGCCACCGACGGGCTGGGCACGGAAGCGACCCGCGCCGGGATCATCGAGCTGCTGTTTAAACGCGGTTTTCTGCACAAGAAAGGGCGTTATATCCATGCGACGGATGCCGGAAAGGCGCTGATCCATTCCCTGCCGGAGATGGCCGCACGACCGGACATGACCGCGCACTGGGAGTCGGTCCTGACCCAGATCAGCGAAAAGCAGTGTCGCTATCAGGATTTTATGCAGCCGCTGGTGGGCACGTTATTCGATTTGATCAACCAGGCGCGCAATACCTCTGTGAGGGATTTTCGCGGCATGGTTGCGCCGGGTGGCGACAAGAAGAAAAAGTTTAAGAAGAAGAGTGCGGCCTGA